A single window of Hyphomicrobiales bacterium DNA harbors:
- a CDS encoding hypothetical protein (Evidence 5 : Unknown function) codes for MLLIGFFTLRLGWLPPSGYVSPTSAPIQKKDIATPPMLGKLTTRSIQRRPLLRPGLLAGPCEGWITWQKLHHGCI; via the coding sequence ATGCTCCTGATCGGTTTCTTCACGCTGCGTCTCGGCTGGCTGCCGCCATCCGGCTACGTGTCGCCCACAAGCGCGCCCATCCAGAAGAAGGACATCGCGACACCGCCCATGCTCGGGAAACTGACGACAAGGTCGATCCAACGCCGCCCGCTCCTGCGGCCCGGCCTACTCGCCGGGCCTTGCGAAGGTTGGATCACCTGGCAGAAGCTGCATCATGGATGCATATAA
- a CDS encoding hypothetical protein (Evidence 5 : Unknown function), which yields MQASENRLLVCVFEALKAQTLAAQELLRSHRTQAAHALGVGRHRVVYEAIRDRDPVEARLRMSVHFNANPADLARNAAKIRRCRK from the coding sequence GTGCAGGCGTCGGAGAACCGGCTTCTGGTCTGCGTCTTCGAGGCGCTCAAGGCGCAGACCCTCGCCGCGCAGGAATTATTGCGCTCCCATCGCACGCAGGCTGCGCATGCGCTTGGTGTGGGGCGGCATCGCGTGGTCTATGAAGCCATTCGCGATCGCGACCCGGTTGAAGCGCGTCTGCGCATGAGCGTGCATTTCAACGCCAATCCGGCAGATCTCGCGCGAAATGCTGCGAAGATACGGCGCTGCCGGAAGTAA
- a CDS encoding Multiple sugar transport system substrate-binding protein: MLTRRHAVLGMTGATLTAALPARAEDKKLTIVAHAVHRAAATTGKGGDITATWREKAGAKIEWLTFGVDATNERALREAGLSQGSIDIAFVLNGYVGPQYAQLFEDLKTWQARDPIPAFDEIPDAMLATHRYDGHLAALPYRHATHGLHYNSDLFAERGIADPPGTIADLIATAEKLSYERPDGTRVYGFVLSMEDLACALDWIRAFGGDFITPDLKVVVDEAPAVKAVATLRELVQKNVMPRNIMNFKNEDVINHMQQGRAAMTNSPFGRYATFNDPKASKFPGKIPVVTLPDGADGKPIPAKTSVWAMAIPRNTPNKELAWSLIRHLSTPESTILATLNGNGPVRPSAYNDKRVQDLLPYASAEKAALSTARLITPSFANAPRAMNVLMEELGLALLGRKEPQAAMSDAKARVVPLLTA, translated from the coding sequence ATGCTCACCAGACGCCATGCCGTGCTTGGCATGACCGGCGCCACCCTGACGGCTGCGTTGCCAGCCCGGGCTGAGGACAAGAAGCTGACCATCGTGGCGCATGCTGTGCATCGCGCGGCAGCGACGACCGGCAAGGGCGGCGATATAACCGCTACGTGGCGGGAAAAAGCCGGCGCTAAGATCGAATGGCTGACATTCGGCGTGGACGCGACCAACGAACGCGCGCTACGCGAGGCAGGGCTTAGCCAGGGTAGCATCGATATCGCTTTCGTGCTGAACGGCTATGTCGGCCCGCAATATGCCCAGCTCTTTGAAGATCTCAAGACATGGCAAGCGCGGGATCCTATCCCCGCTTTCGACGAGATCCCGGACGCGATGTTGGCGACCCATCGCTACGATGGACACTTGGCGGCGCTGCCCTATCGCCACGCGACCCACGGTCTACATTACAACAGCGACCTTTTCGCGGAACGCGGGATAGCCGATCCTCCCGGGACAATTGCCGACTTGATCGCGACGGCCGAGAAGCTGAGCTACGAGCGGCCAGACGGTACACGTGTCTACGGTTTCGTCCTGAGCATGGAGGATCTCGCCTGCGCCTTGGACTGGATACGGGCGTTCGGCGGGGATTTCATCACGCCTGATCTCAAGGTCGTCGTGGATGAGGCGCCGGCGGTGAAGGCAGTCGCGACGTTGCGCGAACTCGTCCAGAAGAATGTGATGCCGCGCAATATCATGAACTTCAAGAACGAGGACGTGATCAACCATATGCAACAGGGCAGGGCGGCCATGACGAACAGCCCGTTCGGCCGCTATGCGACGTTCAATGATCCGAAGGCGAGCAAATTCCCCGGCAAAATTCCTGTCGTGACATTGCCGGATGGCGCTGATGGGAAGCCCATACCCGCGAAGACCTCCGTCTGGGCCATGGCAATCCCGCGCAATACCCCCAACAAGGAACTTGCCTGGAGCCTCATCCGACATCTCAGTACCCCCGAGAGCACAATCCTCGCCACTCTCAACGGCAACGGTCCCGTGCGTCCGTCCGCCTATAATGACAAGCGTGTGCAGGACCTCCTGCCCTATGCGAGCGCCGAGAAAGCCGCGCTCAGCACGGCACGGCTCATCACGCCGAGCTTTGCCAATGCCCCGCGTGCCATGAACGTGCTGATGGAAGAGCTGGGCCTGGCTCTCCTTGGCCGGAAGGAGCCTCAAGCCGCGATGAGCGACGCAAAGGCGCGAGTGGTGCCACTTCTGACGGCCTGA
- a CDS encoding D-3-phosphoglycerate dehydrogenase — protein MGFAMEWTSDQRARIQQGCPPEIEIAFLGAAPTDHDALAKLDVLVVGTEPVANALLAAAPRLKLVQRWGTGLDNINRDYVGSRGIATAELPGVNARSVSEFILLAMLALLRQLPDVAVSWSRGRWETGRVGVPPRGLQGKTVGLMGYGAIGRDLARLLQSFDVSILYHDVVAADVAGVSARLAAKDELLGSSDIVTVQLPLNPATLCAIGASEIARMKRSAVLISVSRAGVVDEAAARLAVGEGYLAAASFDNFATEPLPADRIRYTPGILATPHIAGAAIEGFEALIDACFASITRHFSP, from the coding sequence GTGGGCTTCGCGATGGAATGGACATCTGATCAGCGCGCGCGCATCCAACAGGGCTGTCCCCCTGAGATCGAGATCGCGTTTCTGGGCGCGGCACCGACCGACCACGACGCGCTCGCGAAGCTGGACGTGCTCGTCGTTGGCACGGAGCCGGTTGCAAACGCACTCCTTGCCGCGGCACCCCGCCTGAAACTCGTCCAGCGCTGGGGAACGGGACTGGACAATATCAACCGGGACTATGTGGGGAGCCGTGGCATCGCGACGGCCGAGCTACCCGGGGTCAATGCTCGCAGCGTCTCGGAATTCATCCTGCTCGCCATGCTCGCGCTTCTGCGGCAGCTGCCTGACGTAGCCGTTTCCTGGTCTCGCGGCAGGTGGGAGACAGGAAGGGTCGGTGTGCCGCCGCGCGGGCTTCAGGGCAAAACTGTAGGGCTCATGGGATATGGTGCCATAGGGCGCGATCTCGCCAGGCTCCTGCAATCCTTCGACGTTTCTATTCTCTACCATGACGTCGTCGCGGCGGATGTTGCAGGTGTTTCTGCGCGTCTCGCCGCAAAGGATGAGCTGCTCGGGAGCTCCGACATCGTCACCGTGCAACTCCCGTTGAATCCAGCGACCCTTTGCGCGATCGGGGCGTCGGAGATCGCCCGGATGAAGCGCTCAGCGGTCCTCATCTCGGTTTCCCGGGCCGGTGTTGTCGACGAAGCGGCCGCGCGCCTCGCTGTCGGGGAAGGCTATCTGGCAGCAGCGAGCTTCGACAATTTCGCGACCGAGCCGCTTCCGGCCGACAGGATCCGCTACACGCCAGGGATTCTGGCTACGCCGCATATCGCCGGGGCGGCGATCGAAGGCTTCGAGGCCCTGATCGACGCCTGTTTCGCGAGCATCACCCGTCATTTCAGCCCATAG
- a CDS encoding DNA-binding FadR family transcriptional regulator: MPDLANDEATGDAAALSGRLAIAVYEQIERLIRRGEFPKGVKLPPEAELARRFGVSRPVVREALARLREEGIVRSQQGSGTFVIRGMLPSATALPAIRTLADLLRYYEYRTDVEAATAGLAAERRTTDDIAVISKVLAGAEDMLKQGQLELLADANFAFHRAVAQATRNPFYVRTLEMMPNFIGRHKLDLVVSNDSTSEAHLWRIHREHVAIFEAIEAADPARARTEMQRHILAARDVVLNRQSLLESVEFDIRE, translated from the coding sequence GTGCCAGACCTTGCCAATGACGAGGCAACCGGTGATGCAGCCGCCCTCAGCGGCCGTCTTGCCATAGCTGTCTACGAGCAGATCGAGCGGCTTATTCGTCGCGGGGAGTTTCCCAAGGGGGTCAAGTTACCGCCCGAGGCGGAGCTCGCGCGGCGCTTCGGCGTGTCCAGGCCCGTTGTCAGAGAGGCTTTGGCACGGCTGCGGGAGGAGGGGATCGTGCGGTCCCAGCAGGGTTCGGGCACATTCGTGATCCGCGGAATGCTGCCGAGCGCGACTGCCTTGCCCGCAATCCGCACGCTCGCGGATCTCCTGCGCTACTACGAGTATCGTACGGACGTCGAGGCGGCCACCGCGGGGCTTGCGGCCGAGCGCCGGACGACTGATGACATCGCGGTGATCAGCAAGGTTCTTGCCGGGGCGGAGGACATGCTGAAGCAAGGTCAGCTGGAACTGCTTGCCGATGCGAACTTCGCATTCCACCGAGCGGTTGCGCAGGCGACCCGGAATCCATTTTACGTCCGCACGTTGGAAATGATGCCGAATTTCATCGGCCGTCACAAACTCGACCTCGTCGTCTCCAATGACAGCACCTCCGAGGCACATCTGTGGCGGATACACCGCGAGCATGTGGCCATCTTCGAAGCCATTGAAGCTGCTGATCCGGCGCGTGCGCGGACCGAGATGCAGCGCCATATCCTGGCCGCGCGAGACGTGGTGCTGAACCGACAGTCGCTGCTTGAATCCGTGGAGTTCGACATCAGGGAATGA
- a CDS encoding Multiple sugar transport system permease protein, with protein MHDARLSKRLLRAAGILAVLTWSLAPILLVVTSAFKEPRQIFEVPFRAFFIPTAENFETLARLNPEFFSGLRNSLIVTVFTVLLTLCASFGAGYVYARTKETAYKISAVFMLVVRMLPPIVVTVPLFPVVNWLALNDSHLILILLYAAFYVSLGAWMMRSFVAQIPIELEEAAAIDGATFWQILRLVVLPLAAQGLVALTLFVVVFAWNEYVFAMIFTMNNARTAPVVIGEMLSTAEGVQWGAVFAAATIQLVPVVLIVLALQRFLIAGLTAGAVKS; from the coding sequence ATGCATGACGCCCGCCTGTCAAAACGACTTCTACGCGCGGCCGGCATTCTTGCGGTGCTGACCTGGAGTTTGGCGCCAATCCTGCTCGTCGTGACCTCGGCCTTCAAAGAGCCCCGCCAGATCTTCGAAGTTCCTTTCCGGGCGTTCTTCATACCGACGGCCGAGAACTTCGAAACACTCGCTCGTCTCAATCCGGAGTTTTTCTCCGGTCTGCGAAATAGCCTCATCGTCACAGTATTTACCGTGCTCCTCACCCTCTGCGCGTCTTTCGGTGCTGGCTATGTATATGCAAGGACAAAGGAGACCGCCTACAAGATCTCGGCGGTCTTCATGCTGGTCGTCAGGATGTTGCCGCCAATCGTCGTGACAGTCCCGCTGTTTCCGGTCGTCAACTGGCTAGCGCTGAATGACAGTCACCTCATTCTCATCCTCCTCTATGCGGCATTCTATGTCAGTCTCGGAGCCTGGATGATGCGCTCGTTCGTGGCCCAGATCCCGATCGAGCTCGAGGAGGCCGCCGCGATCGACGGGGCCACCTTCTGGCAGATCCTGCGGCTGGTCGTCCTGCCTCTCGCGGCGCAGGGGCTCGTGGCCCTGACGCTCTTTGTCGTCGTCTTCGCCTGGAATGAATATGTCTTCGCCATGATTTTCACCATGAACAACGCGCGCACCGCGCCTGTGGTGATCGGCGAGATGTTGAGTACCGCCGAAGGCGTGCAATGGGGGGCCGTCTTCGCGGCGGCCACCATCCAGCTCGTTCCCGTCGTGTTGATCGTGCTGGCTCTTCAGCGGTTTCTTATAGCTGGCCTTACCGCCGGTGCGGTCAAGAGCTGA
- a CDS encoding FAD dependent oxidoreductase, whose protein sequence is MAKVVVVGGGTSGFAAAIAAARAGANVTLLEQSSYLGGTMTGGLVPGIVSLRHQPWRDLETLVEMETSHAGDQVVQGIAQEMIDRLIDAGGAYGTPGHATIRVSFDPEIMKVVIDKMCREAGVAIDYHTKVTAVLRENGRVAGVKANFGDEIIADCVIDATGDGHVAWLAGARYEQGENGDPTYVQPITMYFLMGGVELDKTIDYACSGREDFSERYLRKLRELYEEGKPLTIPGLPRLREVAAQAGDYPGAFGSTTLNPRAHNNILRPIFRNGKVVYDTTMHNVDMAYRVDATDNKTLSEAIGSMRDFTLKIGEFYRKYVPGYENAYVLQIADNIGIRETRRVIGEYMLTGEDVLEARSFPDSIGYCGATVDVHNIDGSEKTRMTAIRGGRLYQIPFRILVPEEIDGLLVAGRCVSADRVACGSIRQQAGCIVTGQAAGVAAALAADRRVEARHLPIGIIQQALKVQGAQL, encoded by the coding sequence ATGGCGAAAGTGGTTGTGGTCGGCGGCGGAACGAGCGGCTTCGCCGCGGCTATTGCTGCAGCGCGGGCGGGTGCGAATGTCACGCTTCTCGAGCAATCAAGCTATCTCGGCGGCACCATGACCGGTGGCCTTGTCCCGGGAATAGTCTCCTTGCGGCACCAACCGTGGCGGGACCTGGAAACGCTCGTCGAGATGGAGACATCGCATGCCGGGGATCAGGTGGTGCAGGGGATCGCCCAGGAGATGATCGATCGGCTTATCGACGCAGGCGGTGCTTACGGCACCCCGGGGCATGCGACGATCCGTGTCAGCTTCGACCCCGAGATCATGAAGGTGGTCATTGACAAGATGTGCCGCGAGGCAGGCGTTGCCATCGACTATCACACGAAGGTCACCGCGGTGCTGCGGGAGAACGGGCGTGTTGCTGGGGTAAAGGCCAACTTCGGCGACGAAATCATCGCGGACTGCGTGATTGACGCCACGGGTGACGGCCATGTGGCCTGGCTTGCCGGCGCTCGCTACGAACAGGGTGAGAATGGCGACCCCACCTATGTCCAACCCATCACCATGTACTTCCTGATGGGCGGCGTCGAGCTCGACAAGACGATCGACTATGCATGCAGTGGCCGAGAGGATTTCTCGGAGCGCTATCTGAGAAAGCTGCGCGAGCTCTACGAGGAAGGCAAGCCGCTGACGATCCCGGGGCTGCCGCGCTTGCGCGAAGTGGCCGCGCAGGCTGGCGATTACCCCGGCGCATTTGGTTCAACGACCCTTAACCCACGGGCGCATAACAACATCCTGCGTCCGATCTTCCGCAACGGTAAAGTCGTGTACGATACCACCATGCACAATGTGGACATGGCCTATCGCGTTGACGCCACGGATAACAAGACACTCAGCGAGGCCATCGGATCGATGCGTGACTTCACGCTGAAGATCGGCGAGTTCTACCGCAAATACGTCCCCGGCTACGAAAACGCCTATGTCTTGCAGATCGCCGACAACATCGGCATACGCGAGACGAGGCGCGTCATCGGCGAGTACATGTTGACCGGCGAGGACGTGCTTGAAGCGCGCAGCTTTCCCGACAGCATCGGCTATTGCGGCGCAACGGTCGATGTCCACAACATCGACGGCAGCGAAAAAACGCGCATGACCGCGATTCGCGGCGGCAGGCTTTATCAGATCCCGTTCCGCATCCTGGTCCCCGAGGAGATCGACGGCCTGCTGGTAGCGGGACGTTGCGTTTCTGCGGATCGTGTGGCCTGCGGTTCCATTCGCCAGCAGGCCGGATGCATCGTCACCGGCCAGGCCGCGGGGGTCGCCGCCGCTTTGGCCGCCGATCGCCGTGTCGAAGCACGGCACCTCCCCATCGGCATCATCCAGCAGGCCCTGAAAGTCCAGGGAGCACAACTCTGA
- a CDS encoding Carbohydrate ABC transporter membrane protein 1 (CUT1 family), whose translation MIAQIARRIDITLLRRDASMRDRQRSSQTRHGFYVLLLLPALLLLVGLLATPAVYIVWLSFQKSTLGQEPAFVGLANYAALIADSGFWRAVWNTFAVVNVIVYGELAFGLAVAVLLRRVETGRKLIIAAIIAPYAITESSGIVMWRFMMEPDVGIASRLLDGLGLVLPWDSEPWAGLALACLIAIWHHMPFTFLILYAALLSVPKETQEAAAIDGATAWQRFWRVEVPIIMPAILVAILFRYIFAIRLFGEVWLLTRGGPARLTEVLAIYLYRETFQYRNFGLASAAGVCMLLLSLLIALPYLYRMAKEVRRDA comes from the coding sequence ATGATCGCGCAGATCGCCCGTCGGATCGACATCACGCTGCTGCGGCGCGATGCTTCGATGCGTGATCGCCAGCGGTCTTCTCAGACGCGCCATGGCTTCTACGTCCTGCTGCTTCTGCCGGCGCTGCTGCTTCTGGTCGGCCTGCTGGCAACACCTGCGGTCTACATCGTCTGGCTCAGTTTCCAGAAATCGACCCTGGGCCAGGAGCCGGCCTTCGTGGGCCTCGCCAACTACGCGGCGCTTATTGCCGATAGCGGCTTCTGGCGGGCGGTCTGGAATACGTTCGCTGTCGTCAATGTGATTGTCTATGGTGAGCTCGCATTCGGGCTTGCGGTGGCCGTTCTGCTGAGGCGGGTGGAGACGGGCCGAAAGTTGATCATCGCCGCCATCATAGCTCCCTACGCCATCACTGAGAGCAGCGGCATCGTGATGTGGCGGTTCATGATGGAGCCCGACGTCGGCATCGCGTCACGGCTCCTGGATGGGCTCGGCCTCGTCTTGCCGTGGGACTCGGAGCCTTGGGCAGGGCTCGCGCTTGCCTGCCTCATTGCCATCTGGCACCACATGCCCTTTACGTTTCTCATCCTCTACGCAGCGCTATTGAGCGTTCCAAAGGAGACGCAGGAGGCGGCAGCCATTGACGGCGCCACGGCGTGGCAACGCTTCTGGCGGGTCGAGGTGCCGATCATCATGCCCGCGATCCTGGTCGCGATCCTGTTTCGCTATATCTTCGCCATCAGGCTCTTTGGCGAGGTATGGCTGCTGACGCGCGGCGGCCCGGCCCGGCTGACGGAAGTTCTCGCGATTTATCTCTACCGGGAGACTTTCCAGTATCGGAACTTCGGTTTGGCGTCGGCCGCAGGTGTATGCATGCTTTTGCTGTCGCTGCTGATCGCGCTTCCCTATCTTTACAGGATGGCGAAGGAGGTGCGCCGTGATGCATGA
- a CDS encoding hypothetical protein (Evidence 5 : Unknown function), which yields MRRHGFQSLEFKAGVFEPALEVETLRALRAAFPLAPLRIDPVDAWTVETPLKLPGR from the coding sequence GTGCGGCGCCACGGATTCCAATCACTGGAGTTCAAAGCTGGCGTTTTCGAGCCTGCTCTCGAGGTCGAGACATTGCGTGCGTTGCGTGCCGCATTCCCGCTGGCGCCTTTGCGCATCGATCCCGTCGACGCCTGGACAGTCGAGACACCGCTCAAGCTGCCTGGCCGTTGA
- a CDS encoding hypothetical protein (Evidence 5 : Unknown function) → MDCPTQFDYLIGGGGSAGCVLVGRLSARRALQIGPLETGPDPPPEEVSDSIASEGYLPDYFQDCRYWTDLTICRDPIGNRSPAEIAARMKPARYEQARVMGGGSSVNGQAA, encoded by the coding sequence TTGGATTGCCCCACGCAGTTCGACTATCTCATCGGCGGAGGCGGATCGGCCGGATGTGTGCTTGTCGGTCGCCTGTCCGCGCGCCGCGCGCTGCAGATAGGCCCGCTGGAGACGGGGCCCGATCCCCCACCAGAAGAGGTTTCCGACTCCATCGCCAGCGAAGGCTACCTTCCCGATTACTTCCAGGATTGTCGTTACTGGACCGACCTGACTATCTGCCGGGACCCTATCGGGAACCGCTCGCCAGCCGAGATCGCAGCGCGGATGAAGCCGGCGCGATACGAGCAGGCCCGTGTCATGGGTGGCGGATCGAGTGTCAACGGCCAGGCAGCTTGA
- a CDS encoding Uncharacterized ABC transporter ATP-binding protein y4oS, translating into MAEVSFRSVSKRYGAVTALADLDLDIAPGEFVSLLGPSGSGKSTTLNLLSGLQDVDGGRIVIGGRDVTHVAPDKRDIALVFQNYALYPHLTIFENIAFPLEARGLGSKADIEKKVNATAVTLGIGDLLGRYPKEISGGQQQRVALGRAMVRDPKVFLLDEPLSNLDARLRIRMRRDLKALHAKLGSTIVYVTHDQSEAMTLSDRIAIFNRGCLQQLGTPDEIYNRPVNIFVANFVGDRETNFFDAKLAVSGDGPQLFGDGFVIPLARPALTAPANGHVKVGIRPESVTIARSDGEGTIPAEVSGTELAGPDLYVFARLPSGEELGCRCEPDVSVRVGELVHLRPDPRRIHLFDPASETCISHGAPNSSH; encoded by the coding sequence ATGGCAGAAGTCAGCTTTCGCTCTGTATCCAAGCGCTACGGCGCCGTGACCGCGCTCGCGGATCTCGATCTCGATATCGCGCCGGGCGAGTTCGTGTCGCTTCTCGGTCCCTCCGGCTCCGGCAAGTCGACCACCCTCAACCTTTTGTCGGGGCTGCAGGATGTCGATGGCGGGCGGATCGTCATCGGCGGGCGCGACGTCACCCATGTGGCGCCCGACAAGCGGGACATTGCTCTCGTCTTCCAGAACTACGCGCTCTATCCGCATCTCACGATCTTCGAGAATATCGCGTTTCCGTTGGAAGCGCGCGGGCTTGGCTCCAAGGCGGATATCGAGAAAAAGGTCAATGCAACCGCCGTTACACTGGGCATAGGTGATTTGCTCGGGCGATATCCCAAGGAGATTTCCGGCGGGCAGCAACAACGTGTCGCCCTTGGCCGGGCCATGGTGCGCGATCCCAAGGTCTTCCTGCTCGATGAACCCCTATCCAACCTTGACGCACGCCTGCGCATCCGCATGCGGCGCGATCTTAAGGCGTTGCACGCCAAGCTTGGTTCGACGATCGTCTATGTCACACACGATCAATCCGAGGCGATGACACTGTCCGATCGGATCGCCATCTTCAACCGCGGTTGTTTGCAGCAATTGGGCACGCCGGACGAGATCTATAATCGACCGGTCAATATATTCGTCGCGAATTTCGTCGGCGATCGCGAGACAAATTTCTTCGACGCGAAGCTGGCCGTGTCCGGCGACGGGCCGCAGTTGTTTGGTGATGGCTTCGTCATCCCGCTGGCCCGCCCGGCCCTGACCGCGCCGGCGAATGGACATGTTAAGGTCGGGATCCGGCCCGAAAGCGTGACCATCGCGCGGTCCGACGGTGAGGGCACAATCCCGGCTGAGGTGAGCGGAACGGAGCTGGCGGGGCCTGATCTCTACGTTTTCGCACGCCTGCCCAGTGGCGAGGAACTGGGCTGCCGATGCGAGCCCGATGTATCCGTCCGCGTGGGGGAGTTGGTGCATTTGCGCCCGGACCCGCGGCGGATCCACCTGTTCGATCCGGCCAGCGAGACCTGCATCAGCCACGGCGCGCCGAATTCATCTCATTGA
- a CDS encoding FAD-dependent oxidoreductase, whose product MAQQLYQEDYDVVVIGGGCAGVAAAASAAKNGAKTLLLEAGSMIGGELITGLPVDGALNARGEWIVGGILKEILDEHERLGGYIGPVKDWRLIWYVCIDPEMMKIAVSNVVRRYGVDTWLYSFAEDVVVRDGRVTGVVVVNKRQRTLVNAKVVIDCSGDGDVAMLAGGEAMISNDEGEFQPLTMLFRIGGIDTEKLLQFCVDAPENLAVGESEWMGAELSARACAERLYEQGQPAVFIKGDGPLIQDGIASGELYPTALIGIIPVSNERREVSVNTTRIANIDATDTKALSQAFGGLVDQAWSCIRFMRKRIPGFEKSYFAGLAHRIGIRETRRIVGDYVLTRDDVFYARKRDDGIGKGSHHIDIHQDGIKQVRIPVSDGGSYDMPYDMLVARGLTNVYVAGRCMSADREAHGSARVMGPCMAQGEAAGLGAVLSLGLNDPGNIRGVPVRTLRDGLQRQGAILDGTH is encoded by the coding sequence ATGGCACAACAGCTTTATCAGGAAGACTACGATGTTGTCGTGATCGGCGGTGGCTGCGCCGGTGTCGCGGCGGCCGCATCCGCAGCCAAGAACGGCGCGAAAACGCTGTTACTTGAGGCGGGTTCCATGATCGGCGGGGAGCTGATCACGGGACTGCCCGTCGATGGCGCGTTGAATGCACGCGGAGAATGGATTGTCGGAGGGATACTGAAGGAAATACTGGACGAGCACGAGCGGCTCGGCGGCTACATCGGCCCCGTCAAGGACTGGCGCCTGATCTGGTATGTCTGCATCGACCCCGAGATGATGAAGATCGCCGTGTCGAATGTCGTGCGGCGCTACGGCGTCGACACTTGGCTCTACAGTTTCGCCGAGGACGTCGTGGTCCGCGACGGCCGCGTCACGGGCGTGGTGGTCGTCAACAAGCGGCAACGAACGCTTGTCAATGCGAAGGTCGTGATCGACTGCTCCGGTGACGGCGACGTCGCGATGCTGGCGGGCGGCGAGGCGATGATCTCCAATGACGAGGGCGAGTTCCAGCCCTTGACGATGCTGTTTCGCATCGGGGGGATCGATACGGAGAAGTTGCTCCAGTTTTGCGTGGATGCACCCGAGAATCTCGCAGTCGGCGAGAGCGAATGGATGGGCGCGGAGCTCAGCGCGCGCGCCTGCGCCGAAAGGCTTTACGAACAGGGGCAGCCGGCTGTTTTCATCAAGGGCGACGGGCCGCTGATCCAGGACGGCATCGCCAGCGGCGAACTCTATCCAACTGCCCTGATCGGCATCATCCCCGTGTCCAATGAACGCCGCGAAGTGTCGGTGAACACGACGCGCATAGCCAATATCGATGCCACCGATACCAAAGCCTTGTCGCAGGCGTTCGGAGGGCTCGTGGACCAGGCGTGGAGCTGTATCCGCTTCATGCGCAAGCGTATTCCCGGCTTCGAGAAGTCCTACTTCGCCGGGCTGGCTCACCGCATCGGTATCCGCGAGACCCGCAGGATCGTTGGAGACTATGTCCTTACCCGGGACGACGTGTTCTATGCCCGCAAGCGCGACGATGGGATCGGCAAGGGGAGCCATCACATCGACATCCACCAGGATGGCATCAAGCAGGTTCGTATACCCGTGTCGGACGGTGGGTCTTACGACATGCCTTACGACATGCTTGTGGCAAGAGGGCTGACAAACGTCTACGTGGCGGGCCGCTGTATGTCGGCGGATCGGGAGGCGCACGGCTCGGCTCGTGTCATGGGCCCGTGCATGGCGCAGGGCGAGGCGGCCGGCCTCGGCGCGGTGCTTAGTCTGGGCCTGAACGATCCCGGCAATATCCGCGGCGTGCCCGTCCGTACGCTACGCGACGGATTGCAGCGCCAAGGGGCAATTCTCGATGGCACGCACTGA